One Diabrotica virgifera virgifera chromosome 3, PGI_DIABVI_V3a genomic window carries:
- the LOC114342385 gene encoding uncharacterized protein LOC114342385 produces MTDDEIDQRMETREQRPARILRQSKVNILENVLMKSGKGTEQPQKKTEVEKDTSDAENKDAVLDLPEIKKITQGSLEEQTIETSTFYNKKVSSCLRKRKL; encoded by the exons atgaccgatgatgaaattgatcaaagaatggaaactagggaacagagaccagcacgcattttgagacaaagcaaagtgaacattttagaaaacgtcttaatgaaatcg ggtaaaggcacagaacaaccccaaaaaaaaacggaagtcgagaaggatacttcagatgccgaaaacaag gatgcagttctggatttgccggagataaaaaaaattacacaaggctcattggaagagcaaacaattgaaacttcgacgttttataacaagaaggtctccagttgtctgcgaaaaaggaagttgtga